In Zea mays cultivar B73 chromosome 7, Zm-B73-REFERENCE-NAM-5.0, whole genome shotgun sequence, the following proteins share a genomic window:
- the LOC100384222 gene encoding Protein TIFY 10c has product MAGHAPARDKTTTGFAATCSLLSQFLKEKKGGLQGLGGLAMAPAPAAGAGAFRPPTTMNLLSALDAAKATVGEPEGHGQRTGGNPREAAGEEAQQLTIFYGGKVVVFDRFPSAKVKDLLQIVSPPGADAVVDGAGAGAAVPTQNLPRPSHDSLSADLPIARRNSLHRFLEKRKDRITAKAPYQVNSSVGAEASKAEKPWLGLGQEQEGSDGRQAGEEM; this is encoded by the exons ATGGCTGGACACGCGCCGGCGAGGGACAAGACCACCACCGGCTTCGCCGCTACGTGCAGCCTGCTGAGCCAGTTTCTCAAGGAGAAGAAGGGCGGCCTGCAGGGCCTCGGCGGCCTCGCCATGGCGCCGGCGCCGGCAGCTG GAGCAGGGGCTTTCCGGCCGCCGACCACCATGAACTTGCTGTCCGCGCTCGACGCGGCCAAGGCCACCGTCGGGGAGCCAGAAGGCCATGGCCAACGCACCGGCGGGAATCCAAG GGAGGCAGCTGGGGAGGAGGCGCAGCAGCTGACCATCTTCTACGGCGGGAAAGTGGTCGTCTTCGACAGGTTCCCCTCCGCCAAGGTCAAGGACCTGCTGCAGATCGTGAGCCCGCCGGGGGCCGACGCCGTGGTGGACGGTGCCGGTGCCGGTGCCGCTGTCCCTACGCAGAACCTGCCTAGGCCTTCACACGACAGTCTCTCTGCCG ATCTGCCGATCGCGAGGCGGAACTCGCTGCACAGGTTCCTCGAGAAGAGAAAGGACAG GATAACCGCAAAGGCGCCGTACCAAGTCAACAGTTCCGTCGGCGCTGAGGCGTCCAAGGCGGAGAAACCCTGGCTGGGTCTGGGCCAGGAACAGGAAGGAAGCGACGGTCGTCAAGCAGGAGAGGAGATGTGA